In Methylomonas sp. MK1, the following are encoded in one genomic region:
- the lolD gene encoding lipoprotein-releasing ABC transporter ATP-binding protein LolD gives MSNAIVLQCQQLTKRYAQGDLNVEVLRGVDLTIEAGQRVAIMGASGSGKSTLLHLLGGLEKPSSGSVMLDGADLNKISAGKLSQLRNRSLGFIYQFHHLLGEFTILENVAMPLLIGNQSIKQAQQQAAELLKRVGLGHRMLHKPGELSGGERQRAAVARALINQPKCVLADEPTGNLDSKTAEQIYQLMLELNQELQVSFLVVTHDPDLAARMDSVLYMEDGVIVPERVHHS, from the coding sequence ATGAGTAATGCCATCGTGTTGCAATGCCAACAGTTAACCAAGCGTTACGCGCAGGGTGACCTGAACGTCGAAGTTTTGCGCGGCGTGGATTTGACGATTGAAGCCGGCCAGCGCGTCGCCATCATGGGTGCGTCTGGTTCCGGGAAAAGCACCTTGTTGCATCTGTTAGGCGGCCTGGAAAAACCCAGCTCCGGCTCGGTGATGCTGGACGGCGCCGATTTGAATAAGATTAGCGCCGGCAAACTCAGCCAACTACGCAATCGCTCGCTGGGGTTTATCTACCAGTTTCATCACCTGTTGGGCGAATTTACTATCCTGGAAAACGTAGCCATGCCGCTATTGATCGGCAATCAATCGATCAAGCAAGCGCAACAACAGGCTGCAGAATTACTTAAACGTGTCGGGTTGGGACACCGAATGCTGCATAAACCCGGCGAATTGTCCGGCGGCGAACGACAACGTGCCGCTGTGGCCCGGGCTTTGATCAATCAGCCTAAATGTGTGTTGGCCGACGAGCCGACCGGTAATCTGGACAGTAAAACCGCTGAGCAGATTTATCAGCTGATGTTGGAGTTGAATCAGGAATTGCAGGTGAGTTTTTTGGTGGTGACGCATGATCCGGATTTGGCGGCAAGGATGGATAGTGTGTTGTATATGGAGGATGGGGTGATTGTGCCGGAAAGGGTGCATCATTCTTGA
- a CDS encoding lipoprotein-releasing ABC transporter permease subunit: protein MFKPLILYIGLRYTRAKKRTQFISFITLTSVLGIALGVTALITVLSVMNGFEAELRERILGMTAHSTITGRFGQLDDWQALEERTRNMAHVEGAAPFIHGQVMVNADRQVSGTLLQGVLPEYEAKVSEVANKMMFGSLNDLVPGEFGIVLGAELASYLGVMMGDKVTIITPQINSTPAGILPRMKRFTVVGVFKVGMYEYDRNMALMHLDDAGKLFRLESAVSGLRLKLDDLFNAPRITQGLADTLGDEFRVSDWTKAHSNFFRAVQTEKRAMFIILLLIVAVAAFNIVSTLVMVVTDKRGDIAILKTQGLSNGSVMGIFIVLGCIIGSIGTLLGTVGGVLLALNVETIVPAIEKAFGVQFMAADVYYISEVPSKLIWTDVYWIACVAFLLSLLATLYPAWQAARINPAEVLRYE from the coding sequence ATGTTTAAACCTCTCATCCTGTATATCGGGTTACGCTATACCCGCGCCAAAAAACGCACTCAATTTATCTCGTTCATCACCTTAACCTCCGTGCTTGGTATCGCCCTGGGTGTAACCGCCTTGATTACCGTGCTGTCGGTGATGAACGGTTTCGAAGCCGAATTGCGCGAACGCATCCTGGGCATGACTGCCCACAGTACTATCACCGGTCGCTTCGGCCAGCTTGACGATTGGCAAGCCTTGGAGGAACGGACGCGCAATATGGCGCATGTCGAAGGCGCAGCGCCGTTTATCCATGGTCAAGTGATGGTCAACGCCGACCGCCAAGTCAGCGGCACGTTGCTGCAAGGCGTGCTGCCCGAATACGAAGCCAAAGTATCGGAAGTCGCCAACAAAATGATGTTCGGTAGTTTGAACGATTTGGTCCCGGGCGAATTCGGCATTGTCTTGGGTGCCGAGTTGGCCAGTTATCTGGGCGTCATGATGGGCGACAAAGTCACCATCATCACCCCGCAAATCAACTCCACGCCGGCCGGTATCCTGCCGCGCATGAAACGCTTTACCGTGGTGGGCGTGTTCAAAGTGGGCATGTATGAATACGACCGCAATATGGCGCTGATGCATCTCGACGATGCCGGCAAATTGTTCAGATTGGAGTCGGCAGTATCCGGTTTGCGTTTGAAGCTGGATGATTTATTCAACGCGCCACGCATTACCCAAGGCTTGGCAGATACGCTGGGCGATGAGTTTCGGGTCAGCGACTGGACCAAGGCTCACAGTAACTTTTTCCGCGCGGTGCAAACCGAAAAGCGGGCCATGTTCATCATCTTGCTGCTGATCGTCGCGGTGGCGGCGTTTAACATCGTCTCGACGCTGGTGATGGTGGTTACCGATAAGCGCGGCGACATTGCCATTCTGAAAACCCAGGGTTTATCCAACGGTTCGGTGATGGGAATTTTTATTGTTCTGGGCTGTATCATCGGCAGCATAGGTACTTTACTAGGCACGGTTGGCGGCGTGTTGCTGGCTTTGAATGTAGAAACCATTGTGCCAGCCATCGAAAAAGCCTTTGGTGTGCAATTTATGGCCGCCGATGTTTATTACATCAGCGAAGTGCCGTCAAAACTGATCTGGACCGATGTGTACTGGATAGCCTGTGTGGCGTTTTTACTGTCCTTGCTGGCGACACTGTATCCAGCTTGGCAGGCGGCGCGGATTAATCCGGCCGAGGTGCTGCGTTATGAGTAA
- the fur gene encoding ferric iron uptake transcriptional regulator gives METQDLRNAGLKVTLPRIKILEILEKQQDDRHLSAEKVYKILLAEGEEIGLATVYRVLTQFEAAGLVNRHHFEGGNSIFELNSGGHHDHVVCMKCGKVDEFTDEVIEKRQSEIALRLGYTLTDHSLYLYGYCAACKPPKA, from the coding sequence ATGGAAACTCAGGATTTGCGTAATGCGGGCTTAAAGGTGACCTTGCCCAGAATCAAAATTCTGGAGATTCTGGAAAAACAACAGGACGATAGACACTTGTCGGCTGAGAAGGTCTACAAAATCTTGTTGGCGGAAGGCGAGGAAATTGGCCTGGCTACGGTTTACCGCGTGTTGACACAGTTCGAAGCCGCCGGCTTGGTTAACCGCCATCATTTCGAGGGCGGCAACTCGATATTCGAATTAAATAGCGGTGGCCACCACGATCACGTCGTCTGCATGAAGTGTGGAAAAGTCGACGAATTTACCGATGAAGTCATTGAAAAACGCCAATCGGAAATAGCCCTAAGACTGGGTTACACGCTTACCGATCACAGTCTATATCTTTACGGCTACTGCGCCGCTTGTAAACCCCCAAAAGCCTAA
- a CDS encoding outer membrane protein assembly factor BamE, translating into MKKSTFLLAAVTSLSINACSTILTNLPGVYTLDIQQGNIIDQSMINQLRPNMTKRQVLYIMGSPMLSDAFHEKRWDYLYSEQPGGEDRVQKRVSLFFNGDNLMGVQGDFRPSSMPVAKESTETSVDVPKRDLERSMWEKISGLFGSDEPDTFARKNNQNAPEPKEAASSAEKGKELVEEDPDKK; encoded by the coding sequence ATGAAAAAATCGACTTTTTTGCTAGCGGCAGTCACCAGTTTATCGATTAACGCTTGCAGTACCATTCTCACCAACTTGCCCGGCGTGTACACCTTGGACATCCAGCAAGGCAACATCATCGATCAAAGCATGATTAATCAGCTCCGGCCTAATATGACTAAACGCCAGGTGCTCTACATCATGGGTTCACCGATGCTATCCGATGCCTTTCACGAAAAACGCTGGGACTATTTATATTCGGAACAACCGGGCGGCGAAGACCGGGTGCAAAAACGGGTATCGTTATTTTTCAACGGCGACAATTTGATGGGCGTGCAAGGCGACTTCAGACCTAGCTCGATGCCGGTCGCCAAAGAATCCACAGAAACCAGCGTCGATGTGCCGAAACGCGACCTGGAACGCTCGATGTGGGAAAAAATCAGCGGCTTGTTCGGCAGCGACGAACCCGATACCTTTGCCCGCAAAAACAATCAAAATGCTCCCGAACCCAAAGAAGCCGCCAGCTCCGCGGAGAAAGGCAAAGAATTGGTGGAAGAAGACCCCGACAAAAAATAG
- a CDS encoding LabA-like NYN domain-containing protein, translating to MEKVAIFVDVQNIYYTTRQRYQKHFNYSAFWQQATAGKQVVAAIAYATDRGDSKQQGFQQILKNIGFTVKLKPYIQRRDGTSKGDWDVGITLDVMDYAARADRIILLSGDGDFELLLQKVRNDFGTSSDVYAIHSLTAPALIQAADNFIAIAGALLL from the coding sequence ATGGAAAAAGTAGCGATTTTTGTCGACGTCCAGAATATTTACTACACCACCCGGCAACGCTACCAGAAACATTTCAATTACAGCGCGTTTTGGCAGCAGGCAACCGCGGGTAAACAGGTTGTCGCTGCCATTGCTTATGCCACCGATCGCGGTGACAGCAAGCAGCAGGGTTTTCAGCAAATCCTGAAAAACATCGGTTTTACCGTCAAACTAAAGCCCTATATCCAGCGCCGCGACGGCACCAGCAAGGGTGATTGGGATGTGGGGATCACGTTAGATGTAATGGATTATGCCGCGCGGGCAGATCGCATTATTCTATTGTCCGGCGACGGCGATTTCGAGTTGCTGTTGCAAAAGGTGCGCAACGATTTTGGCACTTCCAGCGATGTTTACGCGATTCATAGTTTAACCGCACCGGCCTTGATTCAGGCAGCCGACAATTTTATCGCGATAGCTGGCGCACTATTGCTCTAA
- the ppnP gene encoding pyrimidine/purine nucleoside phosphorylase, producing MSEFNNVTIVKQANVYFDGKVNSRTIKFADGSSKTLGFMMPGEYTFNTADPELMEILAGELQVLLPGSDEWQTVKGGESFNVPGNAAFTMKVSIASDYCCSFLK from the coding sequence ATGTCAGAATTCAATAACGTCACCATCGTCAAGCAGGCCAATGTCTATTTCGACGGCAAAGTGAATAGTCGCACCATTAAGTTTGCTGATGGCTCCTCAAAAACCTTGGGTTTCATGATGCCGGGCGAATATACCTTTAACACGGCCGATCCCGAGTTGATGGAAATTCTGGCTGGGGAATTGCAGGTGCTGTTGCCGGGTAGTGATGAATGGCAAACAGTAAAAGGCGGCGAGTCTTTCAATGTGCCTGGGAATGCGGCATTTACCATGAAGGTGAGTATTGCCAGCGATTACTGCTGTTCTTTTTTGAAGTAA
- a CDS encoding tRNA (mnm(5)s(2)U34)-methyltransferase — MTKPISLLEIAHNIVGSYVAPGDISLDATLGNGHDTVFLARSIGIGGHVIGFDIQPQALVNSFQRLLQHDLQRRVTLRLASHADMLLHVPKQWHGRVRAVMFNLGYLPGADKAVITQIDSTLAALNAACVLLAPRAVITVLAYPGHAGGELETEQLAAWSQRLDQTCYTTEVILSSHDKPAAPRLFVIRKQADLL; from the coding sequence ATGACAAAACCTATTTCCCTGCTTGAAATTGCTCATAACATCGTCGGTTCTTACGTAGCACCGGGCGATATTTCGCTCGACGCGACACTGGGCAACGGTCACGATACGGTGTTTCTGGCGCGGAGCATTGGAATCGGCGGGCATGTGATTGGCTTCGATATTCAACCGCAAGCGCTGGTCAACAGTTTTCAGCGTTTACTTCAGCATGATTTGCAGCGCCGGGTGACGCTACGTCTCGCCAGCCATGCCGATATGCTGTTGCATGTTCCCAAGCAATGGCATGGCCGGGTGAGGGCGGTGATGTTTAATCTGGGTTATTTGCCCGGGGCCGATAAAGCCGTGATTACCCAAATCGATTCGACGTTGGCCGCTTTGAATGCAGCATGCGTTTTGTTGGCGCCGCGTGCCGTGATCACGGTATTAGCCTATCCCGGTCACGCCGGCGGCGAACTGGAGACCGAGCAGTTGGCGGCATGGTCGCAGCGATTGGATCAGACCTGTTATACAACGGAAGTTATACTTAGTAGCCACGACAAGCCCGCCGCCCCCCGGCTTTTTGTTATTCGCAAACAAGCCGATCTGCTATGA
- a CDS encoding NAD(P)/FAD-dependent oxidoreductase: protein MAVQIDVLLVGQGLASSLLAWELLQRQLRILVVDDGAENASQVAAGLINPVTGQRLVKQVDVETLLPAAMHVYRQLGTQFGQAFYVQMPMLKILRTDKELGIAERRLAQPDYRDYLTGLTPAPAEIDAPYGVLQQRQTGYLRTEALLSQLRDFLRNKNCYRRNTLQYGEINLEPALRWHDIYPRHIVFCEGYQAVNNPWFKYLPFQLAKGEILGCESRQDIQQQILNYGHWLIPLGAGRFKTGATFDTNQLDNLPTQAAKTALLASLRAVCPQQQPPDVYQRRAGIRPATLDKQPFIGTHPLHPQLHIFNGFGAKGSLAIPWYAARFADYLQQHAGLPPGCDIRRYDKTYFPA, encoded by the coding sequence ATGGCTGTGCAAATCGATGTGTTGCTGGTCGGTCAGGGTTTGGCAAGTAGTCTATTGGCCTGGGAGTTATTGCAGCGACAATTGAGAATCTTGGTGGTGGACGACGGCGCGGAGAACGCCTCGCAAGTCGCGGCCGGTTTGATCAATCCGGTTACCGGTCAGCGTCTGGTAAAGCAGGTGGATGTCGAAACATTGCTGCCGGCCGCGATGCATGTTTATCGGCAACTTGGTACGCAGTTTGGACAAGCGTTTTATGTGCAAATGCCGATGCTGAAAATCCTCCGCACTGATAAAGAGCTTGGAATCGCCGAGCGGCGCTTGGCTCAGCCGGACTATCGCGACTATTTAACAGGGTTGACGCCAGCTCCCGCAGAGATCGACGCGCCTTACGGGGTGTTGCAGCAGCGGCAAACGGGCTATTTGCGGACTGAAGCATTGTTGAGCCAGCTGCGCGATTTTTTGCGGAACAAAAACTGTTATCGGCGCAATACTCTGCAATACGGTGAAATTAACCTGGAGCCGGCATTGCGTTGGCATGACATCTACCCCCGACACATCGTGTTCTGCGAAGGCTATCAGGCGGTTAACAATCCATGGTTCAAGTATTTGCCGTTTCAATTGGCAAAAGGCGAAATACTCGGTTGTGAGAGCAGGCAAGATATTCAGCAACAGATTTTGAATTACGGGCATTGGCTGATTCCATTGGGGGCCGGGCGCTTTAAAACCGGCGCCACTTTCGATACCAATCAGCTAGATAATTTGCCGACTCAAGCAGCAAAAACCGCATTATTGGCGAGTTTGCGTGCGGTTTGTCCTCAACAGCAACCCCCCGATGTCTATCAGCGTCGGGCTGGCATCCGGCCGGCCACGCTGGATAAGCAGCCGTTTATCGGCACACATCCTTTACATCCGCAACTGCATATTTTCAATGGCTTTGGCGCCAAGGGCAGTTTGGCGATTCCCTGGTACGCTGCCCGGTTTGCCGATTACCTGCAACAGCACGCCGGCTTGCCCCCCGGCTGCGATATACGCCGCTATGACAAAACCTATTTCCCTGCTTGA
- a CDS encoding HopJ type III effector protein, with amino-acid sequence MMVNDFLQHVKSGQPVEFQETIALIAEHYHYQPTEFSNGLQQPLVNEAGRNEGSCKIFAFAKLQQLTVEQTLALFGDYYRQDVLGNPAGNDHQNIRHFMRDGWDGIVFKGEALQAK; translated from the coding sequence ATGATGGTGAACGATTTTCTACAACATGTTAAGTCCGGACAGCCGGTCGAATTTCAGGAAACCATAGCGCTTATTGCCGAGCATTATCACTACCAACCTACTGAATTCAGTAACGGCTTGCAACAACCTTTGGTAAACGAAGCCGGTCGTAACGAGGGCTCCTGCAAGATTTTTGCGTTCGCCAAATTGCAGCAACTGACTGTCGAACAAACTCTGGCGCTATTCGGTGATTATTATCGCCAAGACGTGTTGGGGAATCCGGCCGGCAACGATCATCAAAATATCAGGCACTTCATGCGCGATGGTTGGGACGGCATTGTGTTTAAAGGCGAGGCCTTGCAAGCCAAATAA
- a CDS encoding polysaccharide biosynthesis/export family protein codes for MKQIITLFSFCLLCSTTALAESETQIPPAPPIEPVNATASPAPTVTIEQTNYAAYQLSPGDALEITVWKEEGLQQLQILISPDGTIIFPLIGTVGAAGKTITELKDNLTSRLADYISDPSISVKLLNNQGNSIFVIGKVNKPGQVFSGRRLDVLQALSLAGGLTVFAKEGSISIIRRTSDQVKVFPFDYSDVIDGEDLEQNIMLEPGDTVTVP; via the coding sequence TTGAAACAGATAATTACTCTTTTCTCGTTTTGTCTGCTTTGCTCCACCACTGCCTTAGCGGAATCGGAAACCCAGATCCCACCCGCACCGCCCATAGAACCTGTAAACGCTACTGCCAGCCCGGCACCGACGGTGACTATCGAACAGACCAACTATGCGGCTTATCAGCTGTCTCCAGGCGACGCATTGGAAATCACGGTCTGGAAAGAAGAAGGCTTGCAACAATTGCAAATACTGATTTCACCGGACGGCACGATTATTTTCCCCTTGATCGGTACCGTCGGCGCCGCCGGCAAAACCATTACAGAACTGAAAGATAATTTGACCAGCAGGCTGGCCGACTACATATCCGACCCATCGATTTCGGTTAAATTACTCAACAACCAGGGCAACTCCATCTTCGTGATAGGTAAAGTCAATAAACCGGGGCAAGTATTTTCCGGCAGACGCTTGGATGTTCTGCAGGCGCTGAGTCTCGCCGGTGGCCTTACTGTGTTTGCCAAGGAAGGTTCGATCAGCATTATTCGCCGCACCAGCGATCAAGTTAAAGTGTTTCCTTTCGACTATAGCGATGTGATTGATGGCGAAGATCTGGAACAAAACATCATGCTGGAACCGGGAGACACGGTCACCGTACCCTAA
- a CDS encoding TonB-dependent receptor, whose protein sequence is MLFKPEFNFRERYDNNVRMQINPTHSNLISTISPGVMFGYLADDNELNTRFRWNELIYSSDSALDFSEKLVNLSHKYQGERFKTDLAASYAEESSINSQLDPTVIDPTQINEARGVQLLVPRNTKSVSPTVTYNLSEKNSLQLGYSYQDVTYDRAQSLINSINYSDYSFQQYSATASHAYTERLSFNLTGAYSVYESANESPGIGLFNPFPFPVPLRFYQTAPITTGFSQKSTTFTYQAGVQYLFDEQTQLAFSAGIRDTTTDSTQFTSSSNPAPELNSRSSLSKNTLGNVFSASLARKSDWGDFSLSAGQQLNPASTGQQQTSTTFSARGRYNLTERLSTGINANYLLSESISTFSNDTTRTNNRTFITLSPNVQWRWTPEINLDLSYSYRQQVYESNNQTITGDSVQLQFSYQPQINRQVK, encoded by the coding sequence TTGTTGTTCAAACCTGAATTTAATTTTAGGGAGCGGTATGACAATAATGTACGCATGCAGATCAATCCAACACATAGCAATCTGATCAGCACCATATCCCCTGGCGTAATGTTCGGGTATCTTGCCGACGACAACGAATTGAATACTCGCTTCAGATGGAATGAGTTGATTTACAGTAGCGATTCGGCACTGGATTTTTCCGAAAAACTCGTCAACCTCAGCCACAAATATCAAGGCGAACGCTTCAAAACCGATCTGGCTGCTAGCTACGCGGAAGAATCCTCGATCAATAGCCAACTCGACCCTACAGTAATCGACCCAACACAGATCAACGAAGCACGTGGCGTACAACTTCTCGTGCCAAGAAACACCAAATCAGTCTCTCCGACTGTCACTTACAATCTGAGCGAGAAAAACTCCTTACAATTGGGCTATAGCTACCAGGATGTGACATATGATAGAGCGCAAAGCCTGATAAATAGCATTAATTACTCGGATTATAGTTTCCAACAATATTCGGCAACGGCCAGCCATGCCTACACCGAACGCTTGTCATTTAACCTGACAGGTGCATATTCGGTGTATGAATCGGCAAACGAGAGTCCAGGAATCGGTCTTTTTAATCCTTTTCCTTTTCCTGTGCCATTGCGATTTTATCAAACCGCGCCAATAACAACAGGCTTCAGCCAAAAATCGACTACGTTCACTTACCAAGCGGGTGTGCAATATCTATTTGACGAGCAGACCCAATTAGCATTTTCAGCAGGGATTCGCGACACAACAACTGACAGCACTCAATTCACCAGTTCGTCAAACCCTGCGCCAGAGCTTAATAGTCGGTCTTCCTTATCCAAAAACACCTTGGGCAATGTGTTTTCGGCAAGCTTGGCTCGTAAAAGCGACTGGGGTGACTTTAGCTTAAGTGCGGGACAACAGCTCAACCCGGCCAGCACCGGACAGCAGCAAACCTCAACCACATTTTCAGCTCGAGGTCGTTACAATCTCACCGAACGCTTGTCTACCGGTATCAACGCCAATTACTTGTTATCTGAATCGATATCCACTTTTAGTAACGATACCACCAGAACTAATAACCGCACTTTCATTACCCTATCACCGAATGTTCAATGGCGCTGGACGCCGGAAATCAATTTGGATCTGTCTTATAGCTATCGCCAGCAGGTGTATGAATCAAACAATCAGACCATAACCGGCGATAGCGTACAACTACAATTCTCTTATCAACCTCAAATCAATCGTCAGGTGAAATAG
- a CDS encoding CpsD/CapB family tyrosine-protein kinase, whose amino-acid sequence MNPIENLVEKNNPTAASLANQPGDKVSIAYTQTRVHSPDQNLLKQNRIISAALPGKWLESYRMLRTRCLQQMDAMEWKTMAITSPSDGTGNSLTAANLAISMAMELDRTALLVDANFQNPSINQLFGIQPGAGLSDYLLHDTELSSMLINPGIERLVVLPAGKPLFNSTEMLRSPKMVRLVNELKSRYPSRIIIFDMPPILSHDDTLGFSPYVDCVLLVIDEGHTKTEQLKHAASLLKDTNVLGTVFNKATDNKIGYTGV is encoded by the coding sequence ATGAACCCCATTGAAAACCTCGTGGAAAAAAACAATCCAACGGCTGCTTCATTAGCCAATCAACCGGGCGACAAAGTCAGTATCGCTTATACCCAAACCCGGGTACACAGTCCGGATCAAAACTTACTGAAGCAAAACCGGATTATTTCCGCGGCGCTGCCCGGCAAATGGCTGGAATCCTACCGAATGTTGCGCACCCGCTGCCTGCAACAAATGGACGCAATGGAATGGAAGACGATGGCTATCACCAGCCCCAGCGACGGTACCGGCAACAGCTTAACGGCTGCGAATTTAGCCATCAGCATGGCGATGGAACTTGACCGCACTGCCTTGCTGGTCGATGCCAACTTCCAGAATCCCAGCATCAACCAATTATTCGGCATTCAGCCGGGCGCAGGTCTTAGCGACTATTTGCTGCATGACACTGAATTAAGCTCCATGCTGATTAATCCGGGCATAGAACGTCTGGTAGTCCTGCCGGCCGGCAAACCCTTGTTTAACTCGACGGAAATGTTGCGCTCGCCGAAGATGGTACGACTGGTTAACGAGCTGAAAAGCCGTTACCCCTCGCGTATCATTATTTTCGATATGCCGCCGATTTTATCGCACGACGATACGCTGGGTTTCTCGCCATATGTGGATTGCGTGTTATTGGTGATCGACGAAGGTCATACCAAGACCGAGCAGTTGAAGCACGCAGCCTCTTTGTTAAAAGACACCAACGTACTGGGGACAGTATTCAATAAAGCCACCGATAATAAAATCGGCTATACCGGGGTTTAG